In Synechococcus sp. A18-25c, a single window of DNA contains:
- a CDS encoding tRNA (5-methylaminomethyl-2-thiouridine)(34)-methyltransferase MnmD translates to MSHPLGELSALQTADGSLSLHSERFDEAFHSSIGALAEAKAKFVRPAQLERFCRKSVLRVLDVCVGLGYNSAALMNALPKQSAPTLQWWGLELDPRPLSLALMHDTYRALWSPDVLMRLEQLNQTNSWSEEQSEGTLLWGDARSTLQKLPEHWQADLILMDAFSPGRCPELWSEEFLGALAKRLAVGGRLLTYSRSAAIRGSLRRAGLNLRSLQPAPGQRLEWSSGTLAAKPGGSEPLADAGPGWKPLCTMEEEHLNTRAAVPYRDPNGHDDAQQIRIRREQEQQACKKESTSRWQRRWRHRTAGIESS, encoded by the coding sequence TTGAGCCATCCGCTTGGTGAGCTCAGCGCACTGCAGACAGCCGACGGCAGCCTGAGTCTTCATAGCGAGCGGTTTGACGAAGCCTTTCACAGCTCCATTGGTGCACTCGCTGAAGCCAAAGCGAAATTTGTCCGACCTGCCCAACTGGAACGGTTTTGCAGAAAGAGCGTCTTGCGGGTTCTCGATGTGTGTGTCGGGCTCGGCTACAACAGCGCCGCGCTGATGAACGCACTGCCGAAGCAGAGTGCACCAACGCTCCAATGGTGGGGGCTCGAACTGGATCCTCGCCCACTCTCTTTGGCCTTGATGCACGATACGTATCGCGCGCTCTGGTCACCAGACGTGCTGATGCGACTCGAGCAGCTCAACCAAACCAACAGTTGGAGCGAAGAACAATCAGAAGGAACCCTGCTCTGGGGCGATGCCCGCAGCACCCTGCAGAAACTCCCTGAGCACTGGCAGGCGGACTTAATCCTGATGGACGCGTTTTCACCCGGGCGCTGTCCGGAACTTTGGAGTGAAGAGTTTCTCGGCGCACTTGCTAAGCGACTGGCCGTCGGTGGACGACTGTTGACGTATTCCCGATCAGCAGCCATTCGGGGGAGCTTGCGTCGCGCTGGACTGAACTTGCGCTCCCTCCAACCAGCCCCTGGTCAACGGTTGGAATGGAGTTCCGGAACTTTGGCCGCAAAACCGGGAGGATCAGAGCCTCTTGCCGACGCAGGTCCCGGTTGGAAGCCGCTGTGCACGATGGAGGAAGAACATCTGAATACCCGAGCAGCGGTGCCTTATCGAGACCCCAACGGTCACGATGATGCGCAGCAGATTCGAATCAGGCGCGAACAAGAGCAACAAGCCTGCAAGAAAGAAAGCACCAGCCGCTGGCAGAGACGATGGCGACACCGAACTGCAGGAATCGAAAGCAGCTGA